From the genome of Erythrobacter litoralis, one region includes:
- a CDS encoding A24 family peptidase — protein sequence MLVTTIHYGLLIALAIALLFAAFTDIRRRQIDNWLNAAIALGAPVFWWSSGLSLWPDVALQLGVAIAAFAILAGLFALRVMGGGDVKLLTALALWIEPMLFLQLIVIMALSGGVLTVVMGSWHFLRRERDRLAIPYGVAIAIGGLWVLGANYLPDSAYAAAFEGADSVAAANGLTENAI from the coding sequence ATGCTTGTGACGACCATTCACTACGGGCTGCTGATTGCCTTGGCAATCGCGCTGCTTTTCGCCGCTTTCACCGATATCCGGCGGCGCCAGATCGACAATTGGCTGAATGCCGCGATCGCATTGGGCGCGCCTGTGTTCTGGTGGTCGTCCGGCCTTTCGCTGTGGCCCGACGTCGCGCTGCAGCTGGGTGTGGCGATCGCCGCCTTCGCGATCCTCGCCGGGCTGTTCGCGCTGCGCGTGATGGGCGGTGGCGACGTCAAGCTGCTGACCGCGCTCGCGCTGTGGATCGAGCCGATGCTGTTCCTCCAGCTGATCGTCATCATGGCGCTTTCGGGCGGCGTGCTGACCGTGGTCATGGGAAGCTGGCATTTCCTGCGCCGCGAGCGCGATCGACTCGCTATACCCTATGGCGTCGCCATTGCGATCGGCGGGCTGTGGGTGCTGGGCGCGAATTACCTGCCCGATAGCGCCTATGCCGCCGCTTTCGAAGGCGCCGACAGCGTCGCCGCCGCGAACGGGCTCACGGAGAACGCGATTTAA
- the cpaB gene encoding Flp pilus assembly protein CpaB has translation MDRKKLVLLLGALIIAVGTAFAARSMFAGGAAPEAVAAPEPTGPKVLVAQRALPSGTIITADALGYQQWPEELVQDAYFLDGESDVNQLLGTVVRYPVTAGEPVTQGSLVSPGDRGFLAAALGPGMRAVTVPVSARTGVAGFVFPGDRVDLVLTQTVEGEGRPLKAAETVLRNLRVLATDQSTEQVSDEQGKTVVRAFRTVTLEVTPKIAEKIAVAQTVGTLSLVLRSIADNQAELERAIASGDVRIPDDATPEEEERILRAAMGRPIDKGSTYATGGDVSRFQRSSIPPQDDGGDAKSTPAGPGVSGTRGGAPVITGPSVRVTRGQQTTEVPVSGGIAAATGQGVRNAGKTVPSAMLTVR, from the coding sequence ATGGATAGGAAGAAGCTGGTTCTGCTGCTTGGCGCGCTGATCATCGCTGTCGGTACCGCTTTTGCCGCGCGGAGCATGTTCGCAGGCGGCGCCGCACCCGAAGCGGTCGCCGCGCCCGAGCCCACCGGACCCAAGGTGCTTGTCGCGCAGCGGGCCCTGCCCTCGGGCACGATCATCACCGCCGATGCGCTGGGTTACCAGCAATGGCCCGAGGAACTGGTGCAGGATGCCTATTTCCTCGATGGCGAAAGCGACGTGAACCAGCTGCTCGGCACTGTCGTGCGCTATCCCGTCACTGCCGGCGAGCCTGTCACCCAAGGCTCGCTGGTGAGCCCGGGCGACCGCGGCTTCCTCGCGGCGGCGCTCGGTCCGGGGATGCGTGCGGTAACCGTACCCGTCTCGGCCCGCACCGGCGTTGCCGGCTTCGTCTTCCCGGGTGACCGCGTCGATCTCGTGCTCACCCAAACCGTCGAAGGCGAAGGCCGCCCGCTCAAGGCCGCCGAGACCGTGCTGCGCAACCTGCGCGTGCTCGCCACCGACCAGTCGACCGAACAGGTGTCCGACGAACAGGGCAAGACCGTCGTCCGCGCCTTCCGCACTGTAACGCTCGAAGTGACGCCCAAGATCGCCGAAAAGATCGCCGTCGCCCAGACCGTCGGCACCCTGAGCCTCGTCCTACGCTCGATCGCGGACAACCAGGCCGAACTCGAACGCGCGATTGCCTCGGGCGATGTCCGCATCCCCGATGACGCCACCCCCGAAGAGGAGGAGCGGATCCTGCGTGCTGCGATGGGTCGCCCGATCGACAAGGGCTCGACCTACGCCACCGGCGGCGACGTTTCGCGCTTCCAGCGCTCGTCGATCCCGCCGCAGGACGATGGCGGCGACGCCAAGTCCACTCCGGCCGGACCGGGCGTTTCGGGGACGAGGGGCGGAGCGCCGGTCATCACCGGGCCGAGCGTCCGCGTCACCCGCGGCCAGCAGACCACCGAAGTTCCGGTCAGTGGCGGCATCGCCGCGGCCACCGGGCAGGGCGTTCGCAATGCGGGCAAGACCGTGCCCAGCGCCATGCTGACGGTGCGCTGA
- a CDS encoding type II and III secretion system protein family protein codes for MKRRLKAKLLLASLALVPLVAAMPATDATAQQVIKPSQEIVLSIGRGELVTVPGAMTDVFVANENIADVQIKSQRQLYVFGRAGGETTIYASNARGDVIFSANIRVGNNISSIDQMLALAMPDAKVNVATMGTNTVLLTGTVKAPEDAAEAERLVQAFLGEEANVISRMKTATPLQVNLQVKFAEVSRSLVREIGGNLTQIDGSSGFRFGVGTGRELGGSQDWSPQGPLGVGNNVAQSAFILPDGTEIPGPAVSSEGGTTISGLGRLFGIDTLGALDLSERLGLVTTISQPNLTALSGETATFLAGGEFPIPIAQGLGNVAIQFRQFGVSLSYTPTVLSNGRISMRVRPEVSELSSQGSITLNGFQVPALTTRRTETTVELGSGQSFMIAGLMSSNSQNALDKAPGLGDVPILGNLFRSREFRRGESELVIVVTPYLVKPVDANDIVLPTDGYRSANELEQLIAFQNHAGQSGADRPKPTAVGDDAPSPNISNADPSAIVPNNVPQLPKPAKRADDRGRGRTDRTADSDGAAAPGFSL; via the coding sequence ATGAAACGCCGCCTGAAAGCGAAACTGCTGCTGGCAAGCCTTGCGCTCGTCCCGCTGGTGGCAGCCATGCCCGCGACCGATGCCACCGCGCAGCAGGTCATCAAGCCCAGCCAGGAGATCGTCCTGTCGATTGGCCGCGGCGAGCTCGTCACCGTGCCGGGCGCGATGACCGATGTCTTCGTCGCCAACGAGAACATAGCCGACGTCCAGATCAAGTCGCAGCGCCAGCTCTACGTCTTCGGACGCGCCGGCGGCGAGACCACGATCTATGCCAGCAATGCGCGAGGCGACGTCATCTTCTCGGCCAATATCCGGGTGGGCAACAACATCTCGAGCATCGACCAGATGCTTGCGCTCGCCATGCCCGATGCCAAGGTCAACGTCGCGACGATGGGCACCAACACCGTGCTTCTTACCGGCACGGTCAAGGCACCCGAGGACGCCGCCGAGGCCGAGCGTCTCGTCCAGGCCTTCCTCGGCGAGGAGGCCAATGTCATCAGCCGGATGAAGACCGCGACGCCGCTGCAGGTCAATCTGCAGGTCAAGTTCGCCGAAGTCAGCCGCAGCCTCGTTCGCGAGATCGGCGGCAATCTCACCCAGATCGACGGGTCGAGCGGTTTCCGCTTCGGCGTCGGCACGGGTCGCGAGCTCGGGGGGTCCCAGGATTGGTCGCCGCAGGGCCCGCTCGGCGTCGGCAACAATGTCGCTCAATCGGCCTTCATCCTGCCCGACGGGACCGAAATCCCCGGGCCGGCCGTAAGTTCGGAGGGCGGCACCACCATTTCCGGCCTAGGTCGCCTGTTCGGCATCGACACGCTGGGCGCGCTCGACCTGTCGGAGCGCCTCGGCCTCGTCACCACGATCTCGCAGCCCAATCTCACCGCTCTGTCGGGCGAGACCGCGACCTTCCTTGCAGGCGGCGAGTTCCCGATCCCGATCGCCCAGGGCCTCGGCAACGTGGCGATCCAGTTCCGCCAGTTCGGCGTTAGCCTGTCCTACACGCCGACCGTGCTTTCGAACGGCCGCATCTCGATGCGGGTCCGCCCGGAAGTCTCCGAACTGTCGAGCCAGGGCTCGATCACGCTCAATGGTTTCCAGGTCCCCGCGCTCACCACCCGTCGCACCGAAACGACGGTCGAGCTGGGCTCGGGCCAGAGCTTCATGATTGCAGGGCTGATGAGCAGCAATTCGCAGAATGCGCTCGACAAGGCGCCGGGTCTTGGCGACGTGCCGATCCTCGGCAACCTCTTCCGCAGCCGGGAATTCCGCCGCGGCGAGAGCGAGCTGGTGATCGTCGTGACGCCCTATCTCGTGAAGCCTGTGGATGCGAACGACATCGTGCTTCCGACCGACGGCTATCGTTCGGCGAACGAGCTCGAACAGCTCATCGCTTTCCAGAACCATGCCGGCCAGTCGGGTGCCGATCGTCCCAAGCCGACCGCGGTCGGGGATGACGCACCCTCGCCCAACATCAGCAATGCCGACCCGTCGGCGATCGTGCCCAACAACGTGCCGCAGCTACCGAAACCGGCCAAGCGCGCTGACGATCGCGGACGCGGACGCACCGACCGCACCGCGGATTCCGACGGCGCGGCCGCGCCCGGCTTCAGCCTGTAA
- a CDS encoding CpaD family pilus assembly protein, translating into MTLQRNRKRPRALRIAPGVAIALSLGLVLGGCAGMPTNRTLYSVKQPVVERTNFTLDVNTDASGLPISEQQRLNGWFEAMDLGYGDRISIENPTANPAVTNAVNDLAGRYGLMVSETAPATEGMMQPGQARVVISRSEARVPGCPDWSAPADANYTNATSPNFGCATNSNIAAMVADPQDLLEGKKGDSETVISTSNKAIGALRDAEPTGARGLMNAVAGGGGGGGAGGGGGGGGGN; encoded by the coding sequence ATGACCCTTCAACGAAACCGCAAGCGGCCCCGCGCCCTGCGTATCGCCCCCGGCGTCGCAATCGCCCTCTCGCTCGGCCTTGTGCTTGGCGGATGCGCGGGCATGCCGACCAACCGCACGCTCTATTCGGTCAAGCAGCCGGTGGTGGAACGGACCAATTTCACGCTCGATGTGAACACCGATGCCTCCGGCCTGCCGATTTCTGAACAGCAGCGGCTCAATGGCTGGTTCGAGGCGATGGACCTCGGCTATGGCGACCGCATCTCGATCGAGAACCCTACCGCCAACCCGGCGGTGACGAACGCGGTGAACGACCTCGCCGGCCGCTATGGCCTGATGGTGAGCGAGACCGCGCCGGCGACCGAGGGCATGATGCAACCCGGCCAGGCGCGCGTCGTCATCAGCCGGTCCGAGGCGCGCGTGCCCGGATGTCCGGACTGGTCGGCGCCTGCCGATGCCAATTACACGAACGCAACCAGCCCCAATTTCGGCTGCGCGACCAACAGCAACATCGCCGCGATGGTGGCCGATCCGCAGGACCTTCTCGAAGGCAAGAAGGGGGATAGCGAAACGGTCATCTCCACTTCGAACAAGGCGATCGGTGCCCTGCGCGATGCCGAGCCCACCGGGGCGCGGGGTCTCATGAATGCGGTGGCCGGCGGTGGCGGCGGCGGCGGTGCCGGCGGCGGCGGCGGCGGAGGAGGAGGAAACTAA
- a CDS encoding pilus assembly protein CpaE, which yields MNAPWKNGLPGNRDPFAAYICDDTALDVLRPVVIEMGWQPEKCNKGGLRNAIQSLSVSASPAILFVDLSESGDPLNDINALAEVCEPGTVVIAIGQVNDVRLYRDLLASGIHDYLLKPLSAQQVHDALNNALTVFTAPRSGDGDTVRRHISTAVVGTRGGVGASTLATSLAWLFSDHHKAPTALLDLDVHFGTGALALDLEPGRGLTDAIDNPSRIDGLFIERAMIRANDNLSILSAEAPINQPLMTDGSAFVQLEEEFRQAFEMTVIDMPRNMLINFPQLLGDVNLVLVTCELTLASARDAIRILSWLKTNAAHAHPMIVANKVQPAVAEISKADFEASIERKIDFVIPYDIKAASNAAKLGQVFVDANRSSKATAAIKQLAERVMGASEDDLESIAEEKKSLLGSFDFKSLLAKKDKSEAEAAE from the coding sequence ATGAATGCTCCCTGGAAAAACGGTCTTCCCGGCAATCGCGATCCGTTCGCGGCCTATATCTGCGACGACACCGCACTCGACGTGCTGCGTCCGGTCGTGATCGAAATGGGCTGGCAGCCGGAAAAGTGCAACAAGGGCGGATTGCGCAATGCAATCCAGTCGCTTTCGGTCAGCGCTTCGCCGGCGATCCTCTTCGTCGACCTGTCGGAAAGCGGCGATCCGCTCAATGACATCAACGCGCTCGCCGAAGTGTGCGAGCCGGGCACGGTCGTGATCGCGATCGGCCAGGTCAACGACGTGCGGCTCTATCGCGATCTGCTTGCAAGCGGGATTCACGATTACCTGCTCAAGCCGCTTTCGGCGCAGCAAGTGCACGATGCCCTCAACAACGCGCTGACCGTGTTCACCGCGCCGCGTTCGGGTGACGGCGACACAGTGCGCCGCCACATCTCGACCGCGGTGGTCGGCACGCGCGGCGGCGTCGGCGCCTCGACGCTGGCGACCTCGCTCGCCTGGCTGTTCTCCGACCATCACAAGGCGCCGACCGCGCTGCTCGACCTCGACGTCCATTTCGGGACCGGCGCGCTTGCACTCGATCTCGAACCGGGCCGCGGGCTGACAGACGCGATCGACAATCCCAGCCGCATCGACGGCCTGTTCATCGAACGCGCCATGATCCGGGCGAACGACAACCTGTCGATCCTGTCGGCCGAAGCTCCGATCAACCAGCCGTTGATGACCGATGGATCGGCCTTCGTGCAGCTGGAGGAGGAGTTCCGCCAGGCCTTCGAGATGACGGTCATCGACATGCCGCGCAACATGCTGATCAACTTTCCGCAGCTGCTCGGCGACGTGAACCTCGTACTCGTCACCTGCGAATTGACGCTCGCCTCGGCGCGCGATGCGATCCGCATCCTGTCGTGGCTCAAGACCAATGCCGCGCACGCGCACCCGATGATCGTCGCGAACAAGGTCCAGCCGGCCGTCGCCGAGATCTCCAAGGCGGATTTCGAAGCCTCGATCGAGCGCAAGATCGACTTCGTCATTCCCTACGACATCAAGGCGGCCTCGAACGCGGCCAAGCTGGGGCAGGTGTTCGTCGATGCGAACCGTTCGAGCAAGGCGACCGCCGCGATCAAGCAGCTCGCCGAACGCGTGATGGGCGCGAGCGAGGACGATCTCGAGAGCATAGCGGAAGAGAAGAAATCGCTGCTTGGCAGCTTCGACTTCAAGTCACTGCTGGCCAAGAAGGACAAGAGCGAGGCCGAAGCGGCCGAATGA
- a CDS encoding type II secretion system F family protein yields the protein MSFFETLLITGVIFGVLLIGYLLLDGAGVGKAQKRRVQALRYRHSESLDAKVESQFKRAIAARKPKLYRKAGAGSRLEALEGRLDRTGKGWSLSQYLYSSLGLWIAVAVIIFIQSGALLLSLGVGLLVGAGIPHMVVGFFIKRRTNAFNAKFPDGIELLVRGLRSGLPVTETLGVVAQEVPGPVGEEFKGITERIKIGKTMEDALQDTADRLDIPEFNFFCITLAIQRETGGNLAETLSNLADVLRKRAQMKLKIKAMSSESKASAYIVGSLPFIVFAMIFWINPEYIGGFFTDDRLIVAGLGGFTWMGIGAFVMAKMVSFEI from the coding sequence ATGAGTTTTTTCGAGACCCTGCTCATTACGGGCGTGATCTTCGGCGTCCTGCTGATCGGCTATCTCCTGCTCGATGGTGCGGGTGTGGGCAAGGCGCAGAAGCGCCGCGTCCAGGCGCTGCGCTATCGCCACTCCGAAAGCCTCGATGCCAAGGTCGAATCCCAGTTCAAGCGCGCAATCGCGGCACGCAAGCCCAAGCTCTACCGCAAGGCGGGCGCCGGCTCGAGGCTCGAGGCACTCGAAGGGCGGCTCGACCGGACCGGCAAGGGCTGGAGCCTGTCGCAATATCTCTATTCCAGTCTCGGCCTGTGGATCGCGGTCGCGGTGATCATCTTTATCCAGAGCGGGGCGTTGCTGCTCTCGCTCGGCGTCGGCCTGCTGGTGGGCGCCGGCATCCCGCACATGGTGGTAGGCTTCTTCATCAAGAGGCGCACCAACGCGTTCAACGCCAAGTTCCCCGACGGGATCGAGCTGCTCGTGCGTGGGCTTCGCTCGGGGCTCCCGGTGACCGAGACGCTCGGCGTGGTCGCGCAGGAAGTGCCCGGCCCGGTGGGCGAGGAATTCAAGGGCATCACCGAACGCATCAAGATCGGCAAGACGATGGAGGACGCGCTCCAAGACACCGCCGACAGGCTCGATATCCCGGAATTCAACTTCTTCTGCATCACGCTCGCGATCCAGCGCGAAACGGGGGGCAACCTCGCCGAGACGCTGTCGAACCTTGCCGACGTGCTGCGCAAGCGTGCCCAGATGAAGCTCAAGATCAAGGCGATGAGTTCCGAATCCAAGGCGTCGGCCTACATCGTCGGTTCGCTTCCCTTCATCGTGTTCGCCATGATCTTCTGGATCAATCCGGAATATATCGGCGGCTTTTTCACCGATGACCGTCTGATCGTCGCCGGGCTCGGCGGGTTCACGTGGATGGGCATTGGTGCCTTCGTCATGGCCAAGATGGTCAGCTTCGAAATCTAA
- a CDS encoding type II secretion system F family protein, producing the protein MLNQPPGPTLLGFDVVLVGSILAGIAALAVLVAIYSAVTIKDPMAKRVKALNSRREELKAGIVTSSAKKRASLVRRTDTTDKVKDQLSRMKVLQQSQVEAVQQKLAYAGYRNKELAVLIIGLRAVLPIVFGSVGLLVFYWANYFDNGPFMQLMGFAATVLLGYKGPELYLSNKASKRTAEIQKGLPDALDLLVICAEAGLTVDAAFNRVAKELGRAYPELGDEFALTAIELSFLNERKTAFNNLAYRVNLDAVKGVVTTMIQTERYGTPLASALRVLSAEFRNERMMRAEEKAARLPAIMTVPLILFILPVLFIVILGPAACSISDALIK; encoded by the coding sequence ATGCTGAACCAACCCCCCGGACCCACCCTGCTCGGCTTCGACGTCGTGCTCGTCGGCTCCATCCTCGCCGGGATCGCGGCGCTCGCCGTGCTCGTCGCGATCTACAGCGCGGTGACGATCAAGGACCCGATGGCGAAGCGCGTGAAGGCGCTCAATTCGCGGCGCGAGGAGCTGAAGGCGGGCATCGTCACAAGCAGCGCCAAGAAGCGCGCCAGCCTCGTTCGGCGGACCGATACGACCGACAAGGTCAAGGACCAGCTCAGCCGGATGAAGGTCCTGCAGCAGAGCCAGGTCGAAGCGGTTCAGCAGAAGCTCGCCTATGCCGGCTACCGCAACAAGGAACTGGCCGTCCTCATTATCGGCCTGCGCGCGGTGCTGCCGATCGTGTTCGGGTCTGTCGGCTTGCTCGTGTTCTATTGGGCCAACTATTTCGACAACGGCCCGTTCATGCAGCTCATGGGCTTCGCGGCTACCGTTCTGCTCGGCTACAAGGGCCCGGAACTTTATCTCAGCAACAAGGCGTCGAAGCGCACGGCAGAAATCCAGAAGGGCCTGCCCGACGCGCTCGACCTGCTCGTCATCTGCGCCGAGGCCGGTTTGACCGTCGATGCCGCGTTCAACCGCGTGGCGAAGGAACTGGGCCGGGCCTATCCCGAACTCGGCGACGAATTCGCGCTGACCGCGATCGAGCTGTCGTTCCTCAACGAACGCAAAACCGCGTTCAACAACCTCGCCTATCGCGTCAATCTCGACGCGGTGAAGGGCGTGGTGACGACCATGATCCAGACAGAGCGTTACGGCACCCCGCTCGCTTCCGCGCTGCGCGTGCTCTCAGCCGAATTCCGCAACGAGCGCATGATGCGCGCCGAGGAAAAGGCAGCGCGCCTGCCGGCGATCATGACGGTGCCGCTGATCCTGTTCATCCTGCCGGTGCTGTTCATCGTCATTCTCGGACCGGCGGCCTGTTCGATCTCGGATGCGCTCATAAAATAG
- a CDS encoding MarR family winged helix-turn-helix transcriptional regulator, protein MTQIFSADAPATTETDQPWGLGGFLPYRLSLASNAVSSLIAERYRKRFGLKIPEWRVMAVLGDTANGTGREGRTQRDLTRATLMDKVAVNRACKVLEERGLIARAANEADGRSHILELTAEGRAVHAEIMPLALATEAELFEGLAPAEQKEVKRLLQRLYERAIALSEDTSVETPAV, encoded by the coding sequence ATGACACAAATCTTTAGCGCCGATGCGCCCGCCACGACTGAGACCGACCAACCCTGGGGGCTCGGCGGCTTCCTGCCCTACCGCCTCTCGCTCGCCTCGAATGCGGTCAGCAGCCTGATCGCGGAGCGTTATCGCAAGCGCTTCGGGCTCAAGATCCCCGAATGGCGGGTGATGGCGGTGCTGGGCGACACGGCGAACGGGACGGGGCGCGAGGGGCGCACGCAGCGCGACCTCACCCGCGCGACATTGATGGACAAGGTCGCGGTCAACAGGGCGTGCAAGGTGCTGGAGGAACGTGGCCTAATCGCGCGCGCCGCGAACGAGGCGGACGGACGCTCGCACATCCTGGAGCTGACGGCGGAGGGCCGGGCGGTCCATGCCGAGATCATGCCGCTCGCGCTTGCGACGGAGGCCGAGCTGTTCGAGGGGCTCGCCCCTGCCGAGCAGAAGGAGGTGAAGCGCCTGCTCCAGCGGCTCTACGAACGCGCCATCGCCCTTTCCGAAGACACCTCCGTGGAAACGCCCGCGGTCTGA
- a CDS encoding crotonase/enoyl-CoA hydratase family protein, which translates to MTNPTQITVEKADGIATITLDRPEKMNAYTGTMGAEIIAAMDDIDADDKVRAVIFTGSGEKAFCAGADLTPEGGGQVFSSGEEVKDLSDSRVRDGGGLLTLRLFESKKPLISACNGVAVGVGATMQLAMDIRLASETARYGFVFARRGIVPEAASSWFLPRIVGISQALEWCYSGRVFDAAEAKAGGLVRSVHAPADLMFAAKDLASEIAENTSAISVAMTRAMMWRLMSADHPMEAHKIDSRAIYRLSRGADAKEGIASFLDKRRPVYPGRVSEDMPDFYPWWEERTYE; encoded by the coding sequence ATGACCAATCCCACCCAGATAACGGTCGAAAAGGCCGACGGCATCGCCACCATCACCCTCGATCGCCCAGAAAAGATGAACGCCTATACCGGCACGATGGGGGCTGAGATCATCGCCGCGATGGACGATATAGATGCCGACGACAAAGTGCGCGCGGTGATCTTTACGGGCAGCGGCGAAAAGGCATTCTGCGCCGGTGCCGATCTCACACCCGAGGGCGGAGGCCAGGTCTTTTCCAGCGGCGAGGAGGTCAAGGACCTGTCCGACAGCCGCGTGCGCGACGGCGGGGGCCTGCTTACGCTGCGCCTGTTCGAATCGAAAAAGCCGCTGATCTCGGCCTGCAACGGGGTCGCGGTTGGCGTCGGCGCGACGATGCAGCTTGCCATGGACATTCGCCTAGCAAGCGAGACCGCTCGCTACGGCTTCGTCTTCGCGAGGCGCGGGATCGTGCCCGAAGCCGCTTCAAGCTGGTTCCTGCCGCGCATTGTCGGCATCTCGCAAGCGCTCGAATGGTGCTATTCGGGCCGGGTGTTCGATGCCGCCGAGGCCAAGGCGGGGGGTCTGGTGCGGTCGGTCCATGCGCCGGCCGACCTTATGTTTGCGGCGAAGGACCTCGCAAGCGAGATCGCCGAGAACACCTCGGCCATTTCGGTCGCGATGACGCGGGCGATGATGTGGCGGCTGATGAGCGCGGATCATCCGATGGAGGCGCACAAGATCGATTCCCGCGCGATCTACCGCCTTTCGCGCGGGGCCGATGCGAAGGAGGGGATAGCGAGCTTCCTCGACAAACGCCGCCCGGTCTATCCCGGTAGGGTCAGCGAGGACATGCCCGATTTCTACCCCTGGTGGGAGGAGCGCACCTACGAGTGA
- a CDS encoding enoyl-CoA hydratase, which produces MLNTDTSRNLFAAAISLGVSAILFAYAIIPASPSLVA; this is translated from the coding sequence ATGTTGAACACCGATACCAGCCGCAACCTCTTCGCCGCCGCCATCTCGCTGGGCGTGAGCGCCATCCTCTTCGCCTATGCGATCATCCCCGCCAGCCCTTCGCTGGTCGCCTGA
- a CDS encoding enoyl-CoA hydratase, with the protein MFAVTSQTLLAAAVSITLCAILFAYAIVPATPNLVI; encoded by the coding sequence ATGTTCGCCGTCACCAGCCAGACCCTGCTCGCCGCCGCCGTCTCGATCACGCTTTGTGCGATCCTGTTCGCTTATGCGATCGTCCCGGCCACACCGAATCTCGTCATCTGA
- a CDS encoding patatin-like phospholipase family protein — MIAHLARTVLGVVAAAALSACGALPERPQVSADAQVGAVVPGFENARLWQDGRASAWNGWRARAAAQRAQTGSTGRLEMLAISSGADKGAFTAGYLGGWSEAGTRPEFDIVSGVSTGALIAPFAFLGEEYDSRLEELYTGINARMIYRMRSVQGLLGGPALATTEPLAELIERYADTSVIDRVAQEHAGGRRLLVMTANLDAQRGVVWDMGAIASSDSAERYALFRKVLLASASIPGFFPPVLIDVTSGQQRFSELHVDGGVVSSILVIPPAVAFEDQANGTKVDARLTVLYNGALGAVHKVVKPDAFSIMERALFTAIKQADQGEILILKQYAQEAGLVLDIESIGPEAEQGDQDLFDQDFMNRLYRRGRERGLAR; from the coding sequence ATGATCGCACACCTCGCAAGGACGGTGTTGGGCGTCGTGGCCGCCGCGGCCCTGTCGGCCTGCGGCGCGCTGCCCGAACGTCCGCAGGTCTCCGCAGACGCGCAGGTCGGCGCCGTCGTCCCAGGGTTCGAAAACGCCCGGCTCTGGCAAGACGGCAGAGCCAGCGCCTGGAACGGCTGGCGCGCACGGGCCGCAGCGCAGCGGGCGCAGACCGGGAGCACCGGGCGGCTCGAAATGCTCGCCATTTCCTCGGGCGCCGACAAGGGCGCTTTCACCGCAGGCTATCTCGGCGGGTGGAGCGAAGCTGGAACCCGGCCCGAATTCGACATCGTCTCGGGCGTGAGCACCGGCGCACTGATTGCGCCCTTCGCCTTCCTCGGCGAGGAGTACGATAGCCGTCTCGAAGAGCTCTATACCGGGATCAATGCGCGCATGATCTACCGCATGCGCTCCGTCCAAGGTCTTCTGGGCGGGCCTGCGCTGGCGACTACCGAACCGCTCGCCGAACTGATCGAGCGCTATGCCGATACTTCCGTGATCGACCGGGTCGCGCAGGAGCATGCGGGCGGACGCAGGTTGCTGGTGATGACCGCCAATCTCGACGCGCAGCGCGGCGTGGTATGGGACATGGGAGCCATCGCTTCGAGCGACAGCGCCGAACGCTATGCCCTGTTTCGCAAGGTGCTGCTCGCTTCGGCCAGCATTCCGGGATTCTTCCCTCCGGTCCTGATCGACGTCACCAGCGGGCAGCAGCGCTTCAGCGAGCTGCATGTCGATGGCGGAGTGGTTTCGAGTATCCTCGTCATCCCCCCGGCCGTCGCGTTCGAGGACCAGGCCAACGGGACCAAGGTCGATGCGCGTCTTACCGTCCTTTACAACGGCGCGCTCGGCGCGGTCCACAAAGTGGTGAAGCCCGATGCCTTCTCGATCATGGAGCGCGCCCTGTTCACTGCGATCAAGCAGGCCGACCAAGGCGAGATCCTGATCCTCAAGCAATACGCGCAGGAGGCCGGGCTGGTGCTCGATATCGAGAGCATCGGGCCCGAGGCCGAGCAAGGCGATCAGGACCTGTTTGACCAGGACTTCATGAACAGGCTCTATCGCCGCGGGCGCGAGCGCGGGCTTGCCCGGTAA